Proteins found in one Lutimonas zeaxanthinifaciens genomic segment:
- the rplI gene encoding 50S ribosomal protein L9 produces the protein MELILKQDVANLGFKDDVVTVKSGYGRNYLIPQGYAVLATSSAKKVLAETLKQRAYKEQNIVKEANKAAEALKALELKITAKTGEGDKLFGSVSNANVAEALAAEGQEIEKKFISIAGGLVKRLGKYNASVRLHRDVIVDLPFEVVAEK, from the coding sequence AAAACAAGACGTAGCTAATTTAGGATTTAAAGATGATGTGGTAACTGTAAAAAGTGGTTACGGACGTAACTATCTGATCCCTCAGGGATATGCAGTATTAGCTACTAGTTCAGCTAAAAAAGTTTTGGCTGAAACGTTGAAACAAAGAGCCTATAAAGAGCAGAATATTGTGAAAGAGGCAAATAAGGCTGCTGAAGCATTAAAAGCACTTGAATTAAAGATTACTGCTAAAACAGGTGAAGGTGATAAACTTTTCGGATCTGTGAGTAACGCCAACGTTGCAGAAGCATTGGCTGCTGAGGGTCAGGAAATCGAGAAAAAATTCATCTCAATCGCAGGTGGCTTGGTTAAAAGACTTGGAAAATATAATGCCTCTGTGAGATTGCACAGAGATGTCATTGTTGATCTACCATTTGAAGTTGTTGCTGAAAAATAA